GTAAGTCCATCCTTTCAGGCAAAAATGATGGTTTTGTCTATCCAATGGCTGAAGAGGCTGAAACTGAAGAGTAATCTTAATAAAAAAGGCGAGCTTAGCTCGCCTTTTTTGATGGTTTGTTTAAGCTGATTGAGCTAGGCTTTCTTTGATACAAGCACCAATCTGAGTATCAATCTTTAAAATATGGCTGACCAACCATTCGCATAGTTCATTATAAATTTTGAGCGCAATCTCTTCACTTGCATCGCTCTGACGATATTGATCATGGAGCTTGCCAAAGGTCTCAATAAATTTCTTGTGGGCTTCTTGGTTCACACTAGCCATAGGGCAGCTATGTTTTGCCGCGCAGGTTTCTTCATTGCCAAAGTGCCATTCAGCATAGAATTTAAGGAATACCAACAATTTTTTAATAGCATTTGCCCCGTTACCCCGTTCGATCGCTTCCCCAATTTCATTAGTCGCCGCAATTAGTTCACGATGCTGGCTGTCAATCATTGGTACACCAATACTCAAGGAGTCAGACCATTCAAATCTTTGCATATAGTTTCCCTCATTGCATTTAGTGCATCAGATTTCAGCAATTCTCATTATAAAAATCAGTTTTTTGAAAGCCCGCCGTTGGTGGGCTTTCAAAAAACTGATTTTGGTGTTTCCAGCACCGAAGGCGCTGGAAACACCAAAATCGGTTTCATAATGAGAATTGCTGATCAGATTTATTCTCCTGTAAATCAATTTAAGATTCTGAAAAATTAATATAAATTTAACTCCATGAGGCTGCTAGTCGCCACATTTGATGCCCAATTCCTAGACCAATTAAGCAAGGCGCAGTCAATATAACAATTGCCATCCATAATTTGCGACTTTTACTTAGGACATCGCCAACAAAAGCGATCGCCGTTAATCCCACCCATGCAATGATCGCCAAAACCAAGAGATAAAATTTCAACCTTACTAAAAAAACTAACCCACCAATAATTAAAAAACCACTGATTAAGTAGCTCCATTTCATCAGTGCATAATCCGCAAAAGCTGTAAGGATTGGCAGTAGTGCGATGATCACAAAACCAGCGATCGCTAAATCTCGACGGGCTGGAATCGTCAGCAGTACCGATAGAAAATAGCTCATACAGATGTAGCTAATCAATATGATGACTAGCCACAGCCATAGAAAATTAATTTTTTTGAACGATACCTTTGGCTTGGGTAACTTAAATTTGGGAAAGCCAAGTTTAGGTAAGCCCCATTTAACTTTTCCGAATTTAGGTAAGCTTAAACTTCTTAATGTGTTAGGTTTTTTCGCATCAAATTCTGACGGATCAGGAATATTTCTTGATTGCTCCGTCGAAGTGTTTTGATTTTTTGACTCATCAATATCTGCCATAATTTCCTACCAATGATAGGGCGCACAAAGTTCGCCCTATCTTCTAAAAGGCTACTTCTGAGGCTACAATCATCGAACCAACCCCACTATTTGTAAAGATTTCGAGTAAGAGTGAATGGGGTACTCGTCCATCAACAATATGGGCTGCTTTTACACCTTGAGCTAGCGATCGCACACAGCACTGGACTTTGGGAATCATGCCACCACTGACAACATTTTCATTCATCAGTTCTCTGGCTTTTTGAATTGTCAAACTACGATAGAGAGTGCTGGGATCTTTGTAGTTATGTAAAATCCCTGCAATATCGGTAAGCAAGATTAATTTTTCGGCTCCCAAAGCGGCGGCGAGTTCACCAGCAACCGTATCTGCATTGATGTTGTAGGACTGACCTGTTTCATCGGTGGCTACACTAGATACGACGGGAATATGGCCTGCTTCGAGTAGGGTTGAGAGCAAGCCAATATTAATGCCACTGACTTCACCGACAAAACCGATCGCATCATTGCCTTGGGGACGCGCACGGATCAGATTGCCATCCTTGCCGCATAAACCAACTCCAGAGCCACCTGCGAGGTTAATCATTTCTACA
This genomic stretch from Pseudanabaena galeata CCNP1313 harbors:
- a CDS encoding bacteriohemerythrin, with the translated sequence MQRFEWSDSLSIGVPMIDSQHRELIAATNEIGEAIERGNGANAIKKLLVFLKFYAEWHFGNEETCAAKHSCPMASVNQEAHKKFIETFGKLHDQYRQSDASEEIALKIYNELCEWLVSHILKIDTQIGACIKESLAQSA
- the argB gene encoding acetylglutamate kinase; the encoded protein is MLTDSDRVQVLSEALPYMQQFSGRTIVVKYGGAAMKEENLRQDVIRDVVTMSFMGLRPVLVHGGGPEINTWLTKLNIEPQFINGLRVTDAATMEVVEMVLVGRVNKQIVEMINLAGGSGVGLCGKDGNLIRARPQGNDAIGFVGEVSGINIGLLSTLLEAGHIPVVSSVATDETGQSYNINADTVAGELAAALGAEKLILLTDIAGILHNYKDPSTLYRSLTIQKARELMNENVVSGGMIPKVQCCVRSLAQGVKAAHIVDGRVPHSLLLEIFTNSGVGSMIVASEVAF